GCCTCCATGCATGCTTCCGCCCatcagcggcggcggcggcgggctcATCCTGCCTCCCAACTGGCCTGCCCCGAGTTTCCCGCCCAAAGAGAAGCGGGAAGCCGAGGCCCCTAAGCCACCCAAGCTTACCCTCCCGCCTGACTATGCGACCAACACCAAGCAGGTGATTGTGCGACTGGAGGCCCGCCTCGTTGCCTTGCAGAATAAAAAGTACAAGACCAAGCAGGACATCGAGTTGATCAAGGATCTCAAGGAGGCTCTGCTCTATTTGgccggcatcaccaacatctcaGCACCCCCTGGAACCGGTACTTCTTTTACCCCAGGAAAGCGCAGCGAGGACGTCTTCCAGCTCCTGCCCCCCGActacatcaccaacaccaagaaggtCATCGAGACGCTGCAGAGGGAGCTGATCGTCCTGCAGAACAAGAGGCGCAAGACCAAGGATGACATCGCCAAAATCCAGGCTATCAAGGATGCGCTTCTCTACCTGGCCGGCATTACTCACATTTCAGCCCCCCCCGGGTCTGGCAGCACCTTCACTCCCGGGAAGCGTGATACCTTCAAGCTCCCCCCTGACGCCACGACCAACCCCAAGAGGGTGATCGAacagctggagaaggagctgatCGCCTTGCAGAACAAGAGGcacaagaccaaggaggatCTCCAGCTCATCGATGATTACAAGGCAGCTCTCCTCTATCTGGCTGGCATCACCAATATCTCGGCCCCCCCTGGATCCGGGAGCACCTTCACTCCCGGCAAACGTGATGTCTTCAAGCTTCCCCCCGATGctaccaccaaccccaagcgCGTCATTCAACAGCTTGAGACAGAGTTGATCGCCTTGCAGAACAAGCcgaacaagaccaaggccgACTACGAACTCATCGCCGACTACAAGGCCGCACTTCTTTACTTGgccggcatcaccaacatctcGGCGCCCCCCGGGTCAGGCTCCACTTTTACCCCTGGCAAGCGTGATGCCGTGTTCAAGCTTCCCCCTGATGCTGCCACGAACCCCAAGAAGTTCATTGTGCAGATCGAGAAGGACCTTGTGCTTCTCCAgaacaagaaggacaagTCCAAGGCGGACCACGAGCTTATTGCTGCCTACAAGGCTGCCCTCCAGTACTTGGCCGGGATCACCAACATCTCGGCCCCCCCTGGGACTGGAACGAGCTTCACCCCGGGCAAGCGCGACGTGATCTTCAAGCTCCCGCCTGATGCTGCTACCAACCCCAAGAAGTTCATTGTTCAAATTGAGAAGGACTTGGTGGTCCTGcagaacaagaagaacaagaccaaggaggatTACCAACTGATTGCTGCTTACAAGGCTGCTCTTAAGCACCTTgccggcatcaccaacattTCCGCGCCGCCTGGGTCAGAGACTTCTTTCACTCCCGGCAAGCGCTCGCCTGTGGTTGATGTCAATGCCGTTGGCGCTTATGAGAAGCTTTGCCCCAACATCAAGGGTGCTCAGGATGCCCTCCAACAGATGCTGCTCAAGGACCAACTCACTGCCGAAGAGATGGTTGTCGTCCGGGCGCTTATCAACTTCCTCAGGGGATGCGGCGTTGAGCCCGGCGAGGGTCCCAGTTATGGCCCTATCTTGACGGTTCCAAAGCGCAACACCCCGGTGCTCTCTGCCGAGTTCGACCTTGCCGGTCTCGAAGAGGCCTACAAGGAGCTTCTCACCACGGCACAGCTCGCTACTGCTGCCGGCCAGCCCTCCTTCGCCAACTGGATTACTCTCTCCACCATTGCTGACATCCTCGAGCTGTATGGCGTGAAGGTCGACCGCTCCCTTCACGTTCTCACCCCTCTGCCGAAGCGCCAAGCCGACAGCATCACCATTGGTGGCCGGACCTGCAAGGTGATTGACATTCTTGGCCTCCGCGCTGCCCTTGCGGCTCTCCAGATTGCCTACGGTGAGGACGTCACCaaagctcccaccaccatcctcctcattcAGCAAGTCATTGTCACCGCGCTTCAACTCTGCGGCCAGTCAGTTCCAGGCTGGACCGTCATCGTCCCTGGCAATCCCGTCCCTGGTGGTCCCATTGTTCCCCAGCCCACTGTCCCCGGCGGACCTTTGGTTCCCGAGCCAAACGTCCCCGGGTCGCCTGTCGTTCCCCAGCCCACAATCCCCGGTGGTCCTTTGGTTCCTGAGCCATACGTCCCCGGCGCGCCCATTGTCCCTCAGCCTACCATTCCGGGTGGTCCACTCAAGCCTTCGGACAAGAGGCAGGCTCCTGGTCTGAGCAACGCAACAGAACTTCTTGCTGcgctcaacatcctcgaAAAGGCATACGGCACATATGGCAGCGGGACAATCCCGGTGCCTGTTTGGTTGATCATGGTGAATTTGGTGACGATTCTGCAGACGATTCCGGGAACGGTGGTGCCCGGGTGGCCAGTCTTGGGACAGGGTAGCGTTGTTTTGACTCCGTCTCCTTAAGTGGTATCGGGGTTGGGAGTGTTATATGATATCCAgagaagagggcggcgagACAAAAAGGGGGCCTGATTCAGCGATGGGTCGGGTTTGCGGGTGGTGCTACAATCCCCTTTTCGAagtctttttatttattttcttttactttgtTCTAGTCAAGTTCGAGGTGTATCCCTATTTTTCCTTGACACACGCGCGTAATCTTTTTCGCGTCTGGTCTTCCCTGTTCTTTTTAGGCTTGATTGACtccttttttgtcttttgACCTGGTCTTTCCAGTCCAGGTACCATCTGTTCGTGACTGTGCTCTCAAGGTGCTGGTTGAGCTTATAGCTCCATACCATTGATACAGGGCTTTGCTTGCCATCAGTGATATGCCTTTTAGATCATGATACATTCCACGTGAACCACCTGATCTCTTCCGTCTCATCACGCATGGTTTACTTGCATGCCCGGTTCAACAGCGTCAGCATCGGATAGTTACAGTAGCTCGCCCGCCATGAGACAGCACTGATCAAGTGGAACACATGTCAAATCCTTTCATCTCAACCCTTGTCGCCGTCTTACTTACTCATATGAGAACCTAATCTTCATATTTTCACATAAGAATACTACGATCTCCCGTCGCAACAATAACAACCTCCCAATAACGACTAGAAACTTCTCTCCGCGTTACGCCCATCGCCTCTAAACCTCCTGCCATCAAGCTCCCGACGTCATTCCCCCCTAATCGCTTGAGATCCTATCGTGGCAATTTCCTCCGGGGATCCTCTCAACGGCTGGGTCCAAGGCTGACAGGTATATACTTCTGACACGTCCCCTCCTCACAGATGCCGTGGTCTAATATCGTCACTCCACGCCGTTAGAATGGGTCGACAGCGTGAAACTCGATACTTCTGTCAAGGGCTCAAGCTACCGAGCGACGAACTCCCACATGACATTACCATCAGCCAGCCGTGGCTTAAaatgggttgagggggaagatTGACTCGTCCGTTTATCGGGATTCCCTACAGGCCGTCGCTGAATCTACGTTGGTGTGCTTCTACGCGTAGGGCTCGTATCGTCTCAGCCACAGAGGACTCGCGAGGACTTCGGATGCAGGCTTTATGCTTCTCACGACTGGGACCTATTCACAATTCTTGACCTACGTTCGACCTACGCTGGACCTATGTTGGACCTACGATGGACCTACGATGGACCTAGCTGGACCTTGGTGTCTCTTTTTCCAGCGGTCTTTGGACCTATCCTGGACCTTTTTGGACCTAGAATAATCATTTATTGGACTGTTGGGCCTTTCCTGGACCTGTTTTTTCTCCCCCTTATCCGAGAGCTGTTCAGCCCTCTtgccaccccctccccccaagaCTAAATCTTCTGGTCTACCTGAAGCCACTCCCCAAGCTCCGGAGAAGCTAGGTCCAACGCGATTGCATATACAAGTCCATGAGGTCCATTAGGTCCCTttattttttgttttggggttCACAAGACAGACAGCTCCCTAGGTCCGCGCCACGTTTCACGCGGACCTAAACGACTGGACCTAACGGTCAGAAACTCGGgagcatctcctcctcacttcGTTTACTGAGGCGGACGACCAACTGAAGCCCCTTAGACTCATTGGCACTCGGTTTTGTTTTCCTGTAGGTCCCCACTCGTAGGTCCAAACGGGGGGGGGCGTGTgtgtgatggatggaggaCGTCTGGTGTTTACTTTGCTTCCATTTCCGGATGCAGTCAGCCCCTTTTACCACTTCCCCCTTTTGACCGAGTCTGAGAGACATGTATACAACCTTGGAATCATGCAGAGGGGCCGCGCTCTTCTCCTCGAAACCGGCACTAGGTCCGGTAGGTCTCTTTCGCCGTCTCCCTCACGAGCACCTGACCCTCACAGCAACGGTTCGTGTCGCATCCTGGACGGACCTAACTCTCTTGTTCATGGacctacaccaccaacccacatCTGATCAGTCAGCAGCGTCTTTTCCCTCCCGTGGAAAAGCTGTGCCACATCTGCCTAGGTACGGCAGCCCCTCTCCCTGTCTTGTCAACTCACATGAGCGACCGGCCGCATGCAGCACCGCCGTCTCTACTGCGCAACAAAAGCCTGCCGGGTTTTCCTCAAATCACAATTATACATCATGGATGAATGGTGGTGTGAGTGGTAGGCAAGGACCAGACCACAGATCGAAAGCATCTGGACTTTTCCCATACCACCACCATAGTGTAGGTCCAAGGCAGATAGAAGAAAACCACGCCATCAACCGCTTTTCTCAAatcaagttttttttttgggggggggggtaggaggggggggaggggcggacATATGGGGTGTGTTTGATGAATACCGTCGAGATAGAGGGGAACAAGCCGGGCATGCCGGCAGTGTCTCCTACCGGTT
The window above is part of the Podospora bellae-mahoneyi strain CBS 112042 chromosome 3, whole genome shotgun sequence genome. Proteins encoded here:
- a CDS encoding hypothetical protein (EggNog:ENOG503PDA8); translation: MAGSVFALSLLGLGAVQAAPSAPTVETRQIWIGDGGGVFWPGPDQPIAPCLENGSGAPQAPCLLPPIPGDVTLPPGFYLPPKDKRDAESVDKRQIWIGDGGSQFIPGQGPLKPCLVTIPLKGQPPCLLGPILTVSKNKRGVEARQTLIIGGPPGSLNPGNPGLPGGGMPVCLPSVPLDQQPPCMLPPISGGGGGLILPPNWPAPSFPPKEKREAEAPKPPKLTLPPDYATNTKQVIVRLEARLVALQNKKYKTKQDIELIKDLKEALLYLAGITNISAPPGTGTSFTPGKRSEDVFQLLPPDYITNTKKVIETLQRELIVLQNKRRKTKDDIAKIQAIKDALLYLAGITHISAPPGSGSTFTPGKRDTFKLPPDATTNPKRVIEQLEKELIALQNKRHKTKEDLQLIDDYKAALLYLAGITNISAPPGSGSTFTPGKRDVFKLPPDATTNPKRVIQQLETELIALQNKPNKTKADYELIADYKAALLYLAGITNISAPPGSGSTFTPGKRDAVFKLPPDAATNPKKFIVQIEKDLVLLQNKKDKSKADHELIAAYKAALQYLAGITNISAPPGTGTSFTPGKRDVIFKLPPDAATNPKKFIVQIEKDLVVLQNKKNKTKEDYQLIAAYKAALKHLAGITNISAPPGSETSFTPGKRSPVVDVNAVGAYEKLCPNIKGAQDALQQMLLKDQLTAEEMVVVRALINFLRGCGVEPGEGPSYGPILTVPKRNTPVLSAEFDLAGLEEAYKELLTTAQLATAAGQPSFANWITLSTIADILELYGVKVDRSLHVLTPLPKRQADSITIGGRTCKVIDILGLRAALAALQIAYGEDVTKAPTTILLIQQVIVTALQLCGQSVPGWTVIVPGNPVPGGPIVPQPTVPGGPLVPEPNVPGSPVVPQPTIPGGPLVPEPYVPGAPIVPQPTIPGGPLKPSDKRQAPGLSNATELLAALNILEKAYGTYGSGTIPVPVWLIMVNLVTILQTIPGTVVPGWPVLGQGSVVLTPSP